In Capsicum annuum cultivar UCD-10X-F1 chromosome 11, UCD10Xv1.1, whole genome shotgun sequence, one genomic interval encodes:
- the LOC107854124 gene encoding LOW QUALITY PROTEIN: L-tryptophan--pyruvate aminotransferase 1-like (The sequence of the model RefSeq protein was modified relative to this genomic sequence to represent the inferred CDS: substituted 2 bases at 2 genomic stop codons; added 25 bases not found in genome assembly), with translation MYSGDPVMYESYWRKMGNMCDITFDGYESLSYFANGXSLCWFLESKLEEEIRRLHNVVGNAIVDDYYVVIGNGSSQLIMAALYALSPTNQPHPINVVAAAPFYSSYPEMTDFERSELHKWAGDARNYDKDEPYIEFITSPNNPDGVIREPVVNGDQGKLIHDLAYYWPQYTAITSPVNHDVMLFTVSXCTGHAGSRIGWALVKDKEVARKMIKFMEVSTIGVSKEAQLRAAKILGVISDSCVNPTLDNFFEYGQSLLTDRWQRLRQVVKANDLFVLQKYPLQYCLFTKKFSESHPAFAWLMRKGSEEDCEKLLKGHKLQTRGGEKFGSYSRNVRISMLGKDQDFNIFLQRLEAIQELPDGN, from the exons ATTGAGTTATTTTGCTAATGGCTAGAGCTTGTGTTGGTTCTTGGAGTCCAAACTAGAGGAAGAAATCAGGAGGCTGCACAATGTGGTTGGAAATGCAATTGTGGATGATTATTATGTTGTTATTGGCAATGGATCCAGCCAGCTTATTATGGCGGCACTCTATGCTCTTTCTCCTACAAATCAACCACACCCAATCAACGTCGTTGCAGCTGCACCTTTTTATTCG TCATATCcagaaatgactgattttgagaGGTCAGAGCTACACAAATGGGCAGGAGATGCAAGAAATTATGACAAAGATGAACCATATATTGAGTTCATAACATCTCCAAATAACCCTGATGGGGTTATTAGAGAGCCTGTAGTTAATGGAGATCAAGGAAAATTAATCCATGATTTAGCTTATTATTGGCCACAGTACACTGCTATCACCTCACCTGTCAACCATGATGTTATGCTCTTCACTGTTTCCTAATGCACTGGCCATGCTGGTTCTAGAATCGG TTGGGCACTTGTTAAGGACAAAGAGGTGGCAAGGAAGATGATAAAGTTCATGGAGGTTAGCACAATTGGGGTATCAAAGGAAGCTCAACTTAGAGCTGCTAAGATTCTTGGAGTAATCTCTGATAGCTGTGTGAATCCCACATTGGATAATTTCTTTGAATATGGTCAGTCTCTTTTGACTGACAGATGGCAGAGGTTAAGACAAGTTGTTAAGGCCAATGACCTTTTTGTCCTCCAAAAATACCCTCTTCAGTATTGCCTCTTCACAAAAAAGTTCTCTGAATCACACCCT GAAGTGAAGAGGACTGTGAGAAACTTCTCAAAGGACATAAGCTTCAAACAAGGGGTGGAGAAAAATTTGGGAGTTATTCAAGAAATGTTAGGATAAGTATGTTGGGCAAAGATCAAGACTTCAACATTTTTCTACAGAGGCTTGAGGCTATTCAAGAACTTCCAGATGGAAATTAA